In Bacillus sp. DX3.1, the following proteins share a genomic window:
- a CDS encoding MetQ/NlpA family ABC transporter substrate-binding protein produces the protein MKRLFFTLVSIVCSLFVITGCTQSSATDQKEIRLGFTPGPYSDQVKKAVQPYLEKKGYKIKIVEFNSPNETNPALTNKDIDANIFQSTAFMESYAKENDAKITSVLQVPSAPQGVYSEKHKSLDDLKDGMKIGVPNDPVNLERALRILEGIGWVKLKGNVNILTISEKDVTYKKKDFKLVPLESPQIPRAMKDLDYGIINGNLVISSGHKLKESLELEKTPAQHRIIVTVRNEDKDKTFVKDLIDAYHSPEFKKMIQTEEQFEGFVLPDYLK, from the coding sequence ATGAAGCGTTTATTTTTTACACTTGTAAGTATTGTATGCAGTTTATTTGTCATCACTGGTTGCACACAATCATCTGCGACGGATCAAAAGGAGATTCGTTTAGGTTTTACTCCAGGTCCTTATAGTGATCAAGTGAAAAAGGCAGTGCAGCCTTATTTAGAGAAAAAGGGGTATAAAATAAAAATTGTAGAATTTAATTCACCAAACGAAACAAATCCTGCATTAACGAATAAAGATATTGATGCAAATATTTTTCAAAGCACCGCTTTTATGGAATCTTATGCAAAAGAAAATGATGCGAAAATCACGAGTGTACTTCAAGTTCCTTCCGCGCCACAAGGTGTATATTCTGAAAAGCATAAATCGCTAGATGACTTAAAAGATGGTATGAAAATTGGGGTACCAAATGATCCAGTTAATTTAGAACGTGCACTTCGTATTTTGGAAGGCATTGGTTGGGTGAAATTGAAGGGAAATGTAAATATTTTAACGATTTCTGAAAAAGATGTGACGTATAAAAAGAAAGATTTTAAACTAGTACCACTTGAATCACCTCAAATTCCAAGAGCGATGAAAGATTTAGACTATGGCATTATTAACGGAAATCTTGTCATTTCATCTGGACATAAATTAAAAGAATCACTTGAATTAGAAAAAACACCTGCACAACATCGAATCATCGTTACGGTTCGTAATGAAGACAAAGATAAAACTTTTGTAAAAGATTTAATCGATGCATATCATTCACCTGAATTTAAAAAGATGATTCAAACAGAGGAACAATTTGAAGGCTTT
- a CDS encoding YdcF family protein, with amino-acid sequence MKPNKKSKKRRVIQVFLLMICSMILFISYAAYDIWSSRFKTDEVDTDAAIVLGAASWNGKPSPVFRERINHAISLYNSGSIKKIIFTGGTKFEAEQEEARTAKAYALKHNVKDEDILIETQSRFTEDNLKNAQQVGIDNGLHTYTIVSDPLHMKRAMRIAKHIGMDAYASPTPTSAYKTLDTEIPFFFKELCSYIGYVTSLPIRSLKEIIK; translated from the coding sequence ATGAAACCAAATAAGAAAAGTAAAAAAAGAAGAGTCATACAAGTATTCTTGCTTATGATTTGCTCTATGATTCTATTTATAAGTTATGCAGCTTATGATATTTGGAGTTCTCGATTTAAAACAGATGAGGTGGATACAGATGCTGCCATCGTACTCGGAGCAGCTTCTTGGAACGGGAAACCATCTCCTGTATTTCGAGAAAGAATTAATCACGCTATTTCTTTATACAATAGCGGAAGTATTAAAAAAATTATTTTTACAGGTGGTACGAAGTTTGAAGCAGAGCAAGAAGAAGCCCGCACTGCTAAAGCGTATGCATTAAAGCATAACGTGAAGGATGAAGATATTTTAATTGAAACGCAGTCGCGTTTTACAGAAGATAACTTGAAGAATGCTCAGCAGGTTGGAATTGATAATGGATTACATACGTATACAATTGTGAGTGATCCTCTTCATATGAAACGTGCGATGAGAATTGCCAAGCATATTGGTATGGATGCTTATGCATCTCCGACTCCGACGTCAGCATATAAAACATTAGATACGGAAATTCCGTTTTTCTTTAAAGAATTGTGTTCTTATATTGGTTATGTTACATCGTTGCCAATACGTTCTCTGAAAGAGATAATTAAGTAA
- a CDS encoding GNAT family N-acetyltransferase, translated as MPNIETERLLMITFRLELVEATIKGREELEKVIPYKVSREWPMSDYKEILPWIAEGLRKDPEQSKWSGLIIHKEDHTVIGDMGCKGEPDSAGTVEIGYSIVPDYQGNGYATEMAKAFVEWLQQNEEVQTIKADCLISNVASSRVLEKAGFTCVLEEHHMKYWIVR; from the coding sequence ATGCCTAATATTGAAACTGAGAGATTACTAATGATTACATTTAGGTTAGAACTTGTAGAGGCTACTATAAAAGGAAGAGAAGAACTAGAAAAAGTTATTCCATATAAAGTATCTAGGGAATGGCCAATGTCTGATTATAAAGAAATTTTGCCGTGGATAGCAGAAGGGCTAAGAAAAGATCCTGAACAAAGCAAATGGAGTGGCTTAATTATCCATAAAGAGGATCATACTGTTATTGGTGATATGGGATGTAAAGGTGAACCTGATTCAGCAGGGACGGTAGAGATTGGATATAGTATTGTTCCAGATTATCAAGGAAACGGTTATGCCACTGAAATGGCGAAAGCGTTCGTGGAGTGGTTGCAGCAAAATGAAGAAGTACAAACAATTAAAGCGGATTGTTTAATAAGTAATGTTGCTTCCAGTAGAGTGCTAGAAAAAGCAGGATTTACGTGTGTTCTTGAAGAACATCATATGAAATATTGGATTGTAAGATAA